In Ignavibacteriales bacterium, a single genomic region encodes these proteins:
- a CDS encoding methyl-accepting chemotaxis protein — protein MKKLIGNLKLSRKLLVAPTLVMTFLVAIGLTALVGMQSLKSAIGDIFNNRFKTYEEVTRISETTADAHGNLYKLITWARANYESGRLEALGKTQITRVDESIAALTKMVALATDEETKKRYQQAADQAADYRKSAFTVVDFATVELNTATVSMGTAEDKFNVLAATLRQVKDREQKLSSESYEGALSTYSRVVTLFLIMVAAAAALSIIVTLFVNSFILGPVRSMTEVINRLAMGDLTRDVPVDSKDEIGEMGRSFNAMVANLREMIGRITAATNTMAGASTEISSSTEQMAAGAHEQTSQAGEVASAVEEMAKTIIENSRNATHTAETAKQAKQAAEKGGVVVQESVDGMQRIAEVVRKSAGTVKELGKSSDQIGEIIGVIDDIADQTNLLALNAAIEAARAGEQGRGFAVVADEVRKLAERTTKATKEIAQMIKQIQADTQGAVSAMDAGTREVEAGIQLADKAASSLGEIVQISQQVTDMVTQIAAASEQQSTASEQISKNVEGISAVTNQTASGTQQIAKAAEDLNRLTENLHQLVSQFQLGDHEEKRRPAAAGTSSPARQSYASPHIQYDAASFAEAVS, from the coding sequence ATGAAAAAGCTGATCGGGAACCTCAAGCTGTCAAGGAAGCTTCTGGTCGCGCCGACGCTTGTGATGACCTTTCTCGTTGCGATTGGTTTGACGGCTCTTGTTGGTATGCAAAGCCTGAAATCTGCCATTGGAGATATCTTCAATAATCGTTTCAAAACGTACGAGGAAGTGACGAGGATTTCTGAAACGACGGCTGATGCGCACGGCAATTTATACAAGCTGATCACGTGGGCGAGAGCAAACTACGAGTCCGGCAGGCTTGAAGCGCTTGGCAAAACTCAGATCACGAGAGTGGATGAATCCATCGCAGCGTTGACGAAGATGGTGGCGCTGGCGACGGATGAGGAGACAAAGAAGCGGTACCAGCAGGCGGCTGATCAGGCTGCGGACTACCGCAAGTCCGCTTTCACCGTGGTTGACTTTGCAACTGTTGAGCTGAACACTGCGACGGTGTCCATGGGGACGGCGGAGGACAAATTCAACGTCCTGGCCGCTACGCTCCGCCAGGTGAAAGATCGTGAGCAAAAGCTGAGTAGTGAGAGCTACGAGGGGGCTCTCAGCACCTATTCTCGCGTGGTAACACTCTTCCTCATCATGGTTGCAGCTGCTGCCGCGCTCTCGATCATCGTGACTCTCTTTGTCAATTCTTTCATCCTGGGCCCGGTCCGATCGATGACGGAAGTAATCAATCGGCTCGCTATGGGTGACCTGACGAGAGATGTCCCGGTTGATTCAAAGGACGAGATCGGTGAAATGGGGCGAAGCTTCAACGCGATGGTGGCAAACCTGCGGGAGATGATAGGCAGAATTACCGCGGCAACGAACACGATGGCCGGCGCGAGCACGGAGATCAGTTCCAGCACCGAGCAGATGGCTGCAGGGGCTCACGAACAGACATCGCAGGCGGGAGAAGTCGCAAGCGCAGTGGAGGAAATGGCGAAAACCATCATCGAGAACTCGCGGAATGCGACGCATACTGCGGAAACAGCAAAGCAGGCGAAGCAAGCCGCCGAAAAGGGAGGCGTCGTTGTCCAGGAGTCGGTCGATGGTATGCAGCGCATAGCAGAGGTCGTGAGGAAATCTGCCGGGACAGTTAAAGAACTGGGAAAATCAAGTGACCAGATCGGCGAGATCATCGGGGTCATCGACGATATCGCAGATCAGACAAATCTCCTTGCCTTGAACGCTGCCATCGAAGCGGCGCGGGCTGGCGAGCAGGGGCGGGGTTTCGCCGTGGTGGCGGACGAGGTTCGCAAACTGGCCGAACGCACGACGAAGGCGACAAAAGAGATCGCTCAGATGATCAAACAGATCCAGGCGGACACGCAGGGGGCTGTCTCTGCGATGGATGCCGGGACTCGTGAGGTGGAAGCGGGAATACAGCTCGCTGACAAGGCTGCATCCTCCCTTGGCGAAATCGTTCAGATAAGTCAGCAGGTCACGGACATGGTGACACAAATAGCAGCAGCGAGTGAGCAGCAATCGACCGCCAGCGAGCAAATCAGCAAGAATGTCGAAGGAATCAGCGCGGTCACGAACCAGACGGCATCGGGTACACAACAGATTGCGAAGGCGGCAGAGGATCTCAATCGTTTGACCGAAAATCTCCATCAGCTTGTGTCTCAATTTCAGCTGGGAGATCACGAGGAAAAGCGCCGTCCGGCAGCCGCTGGGACATCATCGCCGGCCAGGCAGTCTTACGCATCGCCGCACATCCAGTACGATGCTGCGTCGTTTGCCGAGGCAGTTTCATAA
- a CDS encoding cache domain-containing protein: protein MRKLLAFVLMALVVVGTTTARQKKGTSAEAEALVKKAIAFVKANGKDKAFAEFSDPKGKFVVGDLYVFVYDLTGKCVAHGGNQKMIGKDLIEMKDADGKSFVKERVEIAKTKGSGWQNYKWNNPTTSKIEDKTAYIEKTDDVIIGCGAYKQ, encoded by the coding sequence ATGAGAAAATTACTTGCATTCGTTCTTATGGCACTCGTGGTCGTCGGCACGACCACCGCTCGTCAGAAGAAGGGAACGTCAGCTGAGGCAGAAGCTCTCGTGAAAAAGGCCATTGCGTTCGTAAAAGCCAACGGGAAAGACAAGGCGTTTGCAGAATTCAGCGATCCCAAAGGAAAGTTCGTCGTCGGTGATCTTTATGTATTTGTGTACGACCTTACCGGCAAGTGCGTTGCACACGGCGGCAACCAGAAGATGATTGGGAAAGATCTCATTGAGATGAAGGATGCTGACGGCAAGTCTTTCGTGAAAGAGCGGGTTGAGATTGCAAAGACGAAGGGGAGCGGCTGGCAGAACTACAAGTGGAACAACCCCACCACGAGCAAGATTGAAGACAAGACAGCCTACATTGAAAAGACCGATGACGTGATCATCGGATGCGGAGCATACAAGCAGTAA
- a CDS encoding bacteriohemerythrin: MTWKNEYNVDVSLLDQQHKKLFGLIEELRLNLVERTQYRNLDDVVAALGQYAEAHFLSEERLMHQSGYPDYANHKLAHESMIGRIQQYQREVNHGNSSVAEELHAYLISWWSNHILGIDRRYCSHFASKGIR, translated from the coding sequence ATGACATGGAAGAATGAATACAACGTTGATGTTAGTCTCCTGGATCAGCAACATAAAAAGCTGTTCGGACTCATTGAAGAGCTCCGCCTGAATCTGGTCGAAAGAACGCAGTATCGCAATCTCGACGACGTTGTAGCGGCGCTGGGTCAGTATGCCGAGGCACACTTTCTTTCGGAAGAACGATTGATGCATCAGTCCGGATATCCGGATTATGCGAACCACAAGCTTGCACACGAATCCATGATCGGCAGGATCCAGCAATATCAGCGCGAGGTGAATCACGGCAACTCGTCGGTTGCAGAAGAACTGCACGCGTACCTCATCTCGTGGTGGTCCAACCATATTCTGGGAATTGATAGGAGATACTGCAGCCACTTCGCAAGCAAAGGCATACGCTAG
- a CDS encoding PAS domain S-box protein, with product MTNSHTLLQLIFPPRLADDESGRRTRIVYAVSFATLLGLGVLFMYRVLTGELLLWVPIVCGCITCMTVIMLARKGLVDWAASLLCWSLLSLLNYLAWTSNGITDSALLAAPGVLVCAGLVLKRRYFYTFTGTWLASIAVLGYLQLKGVIQVVVLDHLGYSDILDIMVVFGITAVTVRLLADSMISNLGRAQKNGRDLRNQADQLRESEERYRTLFEGANDAILILNEHGFVECNSMALTVFGCRDRSELIGKGPWDFSPPQQPDGSDSKDKAQLIVRDVLKGNNQRSNWKHFRKGGTIFDAEVSLSRLEQGREEFAQAIVRDVTERSAAENALRRSDERYRLLFNSIQDGVFVHGLMKDGLPGRFLEANEAACRRLGYSREELLKLSPIDIDAPDTVSSVPDAMGKVVRDGSATWEGAHIAKDGLRIPVEISNTLFTLEGKPTILATVKDITERKVVGNALRESEEKFRTIVETTSEWIWGLSKDGVHTYSNPAVESILGYRPADIIGVAASTMMHTDDWEKIGRLLPECIRERKGWRDLVVRWRHKNGSFRYLESNATPVINQRGEVIGFRGADRDITDRKQMEDRLRMSEEYYRTLVETSPDAIIIIDPNGYISFVSPRAYELFGVPPGNPAIGSSFLDWIPPQGRRAASSLLRKSLSGEMKLAALEIAALRHDQSTFWAEVSSSALMSSKGEARGLLLVCRDISARRETEQALLQAQRTESIAVLAGGIAHDFNNLLQAILGQAHLALSKLPGGSAGRGNIEKAEKAAERAAELTRQLLAYSGQGKLTMRPTDINLMVRDNKHLLESAIPRNIALELSLSEQSLYVNGDGAQIQQVLMNLVINAAEAYEGRNGSIRLKTSLRTIGGEDVGRWTRAGAEIDPGVYAEFEITDKGCGMDQETAAKVFDPFFSTKFTGRGLGLAAVLGIVRGHRGALQVESTKGIGTTFRAAFPQTEQSMQSDQRQAPESEPAFGKTVLLIDDEEVVRDVFAETLTDVGWNVLTAADGESGLRIFKDNQTHIALIVLDLSMPVMDGAETFRRLKAIDSSVKVVLSSGYGEEEAIGRFEGLGLSGFLQKPYRWNMLKETLDSYLG from the coding sequence ATGACTAACTCGCACACCTTACTGCAATTGATCTTTCCTCCGCGCCTCGCCGATGATGAATCGGGCCGAAGGACAAGAATCGTCTACGCGGTGTCGTTTGCCACACTGCTCGGTTTGGGGGTGTTGTTCATGTATCGGGTGCTCACCGGCGAGTTGCTGCTGTGGGTTCCTATCGTCTGCGGATGCATCACGTGTATGACTGTCATTATGTTGGCACGCAAAGGGTTGGTCGATTGGGCGGCCAGTCTTCTGTGTTGGTCGCTCTTAAGTCTTCTAAACTATCTGGCCTGGACCAGCAACGGCATCACAGATTCCGCGCTGCTTGCCGCCCCGGGGGTTTTGGTGTGTGCTGGTCTGGTATTGAAACGGAGATACTTTTACACGTTCACGGGTACGTGGCTTGCGTCGATCGCCGTCCTCGGCTACCTTCAATTGAAAGGGGTGATTCAGGTTGTTGTGCTGGATCATCTTGGCTATTCGGACATTCTCGATATCATGGTGGTGTTCGGAATCACGGCGGTCACGGTCCGGCTGCTCGCCGATAGCATGATCTCGAATCTGGGCCGCGCGCAGAAGAACGGACGGGACCTTCGGAATCAGGCCGATCAGTTGAGGGAGTCGGAAGAGCGTTACCGGACTCTGTTCGAAGGAGCGAACGACGCAATTCTGATCCTGAACGAACATGGGTTCGTAGAATGCAATTCCATGGCGCTCACCGTATTCGGATGCCGGGACCGGTCTGAGCTCATTGGCAAGGGCCCATGGGATTTCAGCCCTCCCCAACAACCGGACGGGAGCGATTCAAAAGACAAAGCCCAGCTCATCGTACGTGACGTTCTGAAGGGGAACAACCAGCGCTCGAACTGGAAGCACTTCCGGAAGGGTGGAACGATCTTCGATGCCGAGGTGTCTCTCAGCCGTCTCGAACAGGGTAGGGAGGAATTTGCACAGGCTATTGTCCGGGATGTTACAGAAAGGAGCGCGGCAGAAAATGCGCTTAGGAGGAGCGATGAGCGATACCGGCTGTTATTCAATTCGATACAGGACGGCGTTTTTGTTCATGGCCTGATGAAAGACGGTTTGCCGGGCCGCTTTCTGGAAGCAAATGAAGCCGCGTGCAGGCGTCTTGGCTACTCACGAGAAGAGTTGCTGAAGCTGAGCCCGATTGACATCGATGCCCCCGACACTGTGAGCAGCGTGCCCGACGCCATGGGAAAAGTGGTTCGGGACGGGAGTGCAACATGGGAGGGAGCGCATATAGCCAAGGATGGCCTCCGAATTCCGGTGGAGATCAGCAATACCCTCTTCACACTTGAAGGCAAGCCGACAATTCTCGCCACAGTCAAAGACATCACAGAACGCAAGGTCGTCGGAAACGCGCTTCGGGAGAGCGAAGAAAAGTTCCGAACGATCGTCGAGACAACAAGCGAATGGATTTGGGGGCTGAGCAAGGATGGTGTTCACACCTACAGCAATCCCGCAGTCGAGTCAATTCTGGGATATCGGCCCGCGGACATTATTGGCGTGGCTGCCAGCACGATGATGCATACTGATGACTGGGAGAAGATCGGGCGGCTGCTTCCCGAGTGTATCCGGGAGCGAAAGGGGTGGCGTGACCTCGTTGTCCGATGGCGCCACAAAAACGGGTCGTTCAGGTACCTTGAGAGCAATGCGACGCCGGTTATCAATCAGCGGGGCGAAGTCATCGGTTTCCGCGGAGCCGATCGCGACATCACAGATCGGAAGCAGATGGAAGATAGGCTGCGCATGTCGGAAGAGTATTATCGCACACTTGTCGAAACATCGCCGGACGCCATCATCATTATCGATCCCAACGGCTATATCTCCTTTGTTTCACCACGTGCATACGAGTTGTTCGGTGTCCCCCCGGGAAATCCTGCAATCGGGTCTTCCTTTCTCGACTGGATCCCTCCTCAAGGACGAAGGGCGGCGTCATCCCTGCTGCGGAAATCACTCTCCGGCGAAATGAAATTGGCTGCACTCGAAATCGCAGCGCTGCGTCACGATCAATCGACATTTTGGGCTGAGGTGAGCTCTTCAGCCCTGATGAGCAGCAAAGGTGAGGCCCGGGGGCTGCTATTAGTCTGCCGTGATATCTCGGCTCGAAGGGAAACAGAGCAGGCTCTGCTTCAGGCACAACGGACTGAGAGTATCGCAGTTCTGGCGGGGGGAATAGCACACGACTTTAACAATCTGCTGCAGGCAATTCTGGGACAGGCCCATCTTGCCTTGAGCAAACTCCCGGGTGGAAGTGCCGGAAGGGGGAATATTGAGAAGGCGGAAAAAGCGGCAGAACGGGCCGCTGAGTTGACGCGGCAGCTCCTCGCATACTCCGGGCAAGGAAAACTCACCATGCGTCCCACCGATATCAATTTGATGGTGAGGGATAACAAACACCTCCTTGAGTCTGCCATTCCCCGGAATATAGCCCTTGAATTGAGTCTCTCAGAACAATCGCTCTATGTCAATGGGGATGGCGCGCAGATTCAGCAGGTTCTCATGAATCTTGTCATCAATGCCGCTGAAGCATACGAAGGACGAAACGGATCTATCCGGCTAAAGACTTCCCTGCGCACGATCGGCGGAGAGGATGTCGGGCGATGGACACGGGCTGGCGCTGAAATTGATCCGGGTGTCTACGCGGAGTTTGAGATCACCGACAAGGGGTGCGGAATGGATCAAGAAACGGCGGCGAAGGTATTCGATCCATTTTTCAGCACAAAATTCACAGGAAGAGGACTCGGCCTCGCAGCAGTTCTCGGTATTGTACGCGGACATAGGGGGGCATTACAGGTGGAGAGCACAAAAGGGATCGGAACCACGTTTCGGGCAGCATTCCCACAAACGGAGCAAAGCATGCAATCAGATCAACGCCAGGCGCCGGAATCAGAGCCTGCATTCGGCAAGACTGTTCTTCTCATCGATGATGAGGAAGTCGTACGAGATGTCTTCGCCGAGACGTTGACCGACGTCGGTTGGAATGTTCTGACCGCAGCCGACGGCGAATCCGGTCTCCGGATCTTCAAGGACAATCAAACGCACATAGCCCTTATTGTTCTCGACCTCTCCATGCCGGTGATGGACGGAGCTGAGACTTTCCGGCGATTGAAAGCCATAGATTCCTCGGTAAAGGTCGTGCTTTCGTCCGGTTACGGTGAGGAGGAAGCGATCGGGCGGTTTGAGGGACTCGGTTTGTCGGGGTTTCTCCAGAAACCGTATCGATGGAACATGCTCAAAGAGACCCTCGACTCCTATCTTGGCTGA
- a CDS encoding PAS domain S-box protein — translation MKADHSNPATPGTSVPAQSSDVADQSRIIEGLQRELADYRKRELLHRTSHEKLEAEVRIWSRAVEQSPVSIVITDITGRIEYVNPRFTQASGYTLSEVVGRNPRILKSGNLPEATYKQLWESITSGVEWRGELLNKTKSGDTFWEFVTISPLREASGQITHFLGIKEDITKRKRIDEALRISEENLRVIFNSVYDAIFIHELNGTVIDVNEKGLRMFGVTKDQALTLSMKDDLSSKENVLEDLPNYWKKAVLGDTQFFEWKARRPADDVTFDVEIFLRRLTLRGREAILAAVRDVTDRKRMQQQLFRAQRIDSISTVVGSIAHEFNNTLNNVLGFSNLIRKYIQDQTKVAKYSAAIEQSVMRSADLGNRLLAFARESKKESAPIDVGSLISELIVMSEKTLGPSITIEKKIEPQLMRVVGDSHELSQALLNLLVNAKEAIAAREDPKSPGSIFVAADNSVVSENLAPKLMLPAGSPCIVLRISDNGTGIPEDILERIFDPFFTTKERGRGAGLGLSIVFSTVRSHRGTITVDSEVGRGATFQIYIPALDPKKIQDDRIEGLLKSKKGVETILLVDDEAAMREIGTDILEGSGFKVLTASDGLEAVDIYRKKSKEISLVILDLVMPKMDGGQTFLELKKINPKVKSIFCTGFASDAIITQLLAEENIPAVQKPFRQEEFLHIVQETLSGVGV, via the coding sequence ATGAAAGCAGATCATAGCAATCCCGCCACACCGGGCACATCTGTTCCGGCGCAGAGCAGCGATGTGGCGGATCAATCCCGCATCATCGAAGGGTTACAGCGGGAGTTGGCCGATTATCGGAAGCGGGAGCTTCTGCATCGGACAAGTCATGAAAAACTCGAAGCGGAGGTCCGAATCTGGTCGCGGGCCGTCGAGCAAAGTCCGGTCTCCATCGTGATCACCGACATCACAGGGAGAATTGAGTATGTCAATCCACGATTTACTCAGGCCTCCGGCTATACTCTTTCGGAGGTGGTCGGGCGGAATCCAAGAATTCTGAAATCGGGCAACCTTCCGGAAGCGACATATAAGCAGCTGTGGGAGTCGATCACGTCCGGCGTCGAATGGAGGGGGGAACTTCTCAACAAGACAAAAAGCGGCGATACGTTTTGGGAGTTTGTCACAATCAGCCCGCTGCGCGAGGCTTCCGGCCAGATTACGCATTTCCTGGGCATCAAAGAGGACATCACAAAGCGGAAACGCATCGATGAGGCTTTGCGGATCTCGGAAGAAAACCTCCGGGTAATCTTCAACAGCGTCTACGACGCAATCTTCATCCATGAATTGAATGGCACGGTCATCGATGTCAATGAAAAAGGGCTTCGGATGTTCGGTGTCACGAAGGATCAGGCCCTGACCTTGTCGATGAAAGACGACCTTTCAAGCAAGGAGAATGTGCTTGAAGACCTGCCGAACTATTGGAAGAAGGCGGTCCTGGGTGACACTCAGTTCTTTGAATGGAAGGCGAGGCGGCCGGCCGACGATGTCACGTTCGATGTGGAAATATTCCTTCGCCGTCTCACGCTGCGCGGAAGGGAGGCGATTTTGGCTGCGGTGCGCGATGTGACGGACAGAAAGCGGATGCAGCAGCAGTTGTTCAGGGCGCAGCGCATTGACAGCATTTCGACGGTGGTGGGGAGCATTGCTCACGAATTCAACAATACGTTGAACAACGTCCTGGGCTTCTCGAACCTGATCAGAAAATACATTCAGGATCAGACGAAGGTCGCAAAGTACAGCGCGGCAATCGAGCAGTCGGTCATGCGCAGTGCAGACCTCGGCAACAGGCTTCTCGCATTTGCCCGCGAATCGAAGAAAGAGAGCGCCCCGATTGACGTCGGAAGCCTGATCAGCGAATTGATCGTGATGTCCGAGAAGACGCTCGGCCCGTCGATTACGATCGAGAAGAAAATCGAGCCTCAGCTCATGCGTGTCGTCGGTGACAGCCATGAACTTTCGCAGGCCCTCCTGAATCTGCTGGTCAATGCAAAAGAGGCGATTGCGGCCAGGGAGGACCCGAAGAGCCCGGGGAGCATTTTCGTCGCCGCCGATAACAGCGTGGTTTCCGAAAATCTCGCCCCCAAACTCATGCTGCCGGCTGGCTCGCCGTGCATCGTTCTCAGGATATCGGACAACGGAACCGGAATTCCTGAAGATATTCTCGAACGGATTTTCGACCCGTTCTTCACGACAAAAGAACGCGGGCGCGGAGCCGGACTGGGGCTGTCCATCGTATTCTCGACGGTCAGGAGCCATCGCGGCACGATCACCGTCGACAGCGAAGTCGGCAGAGGCGCTACCTTCCAAATCTATATTCCGGCGCTCGATCCAAAGAAGATCCAGGATGATCGGATCGAGGGCCTCTTGAAATCGAAGAAAGGCGTTGAAACCATCCTGCTCGTTGATGACGAAGCCGCGATGAGGGAAATCGGCACCGACATACTTGAAGGGAGCGGCTTCAAGGTGCTGACCGCTTCCGATGGTCTCGAAGCAGTCGATATTTACCGGAAGAAATCGAAGGAAATCTCCCTCGTCATCCTTGACCTCGTGATGCCGAAGATGGACGGCGGTCAGACGTTCCTGGAGCTCAAGAAGATCAACCCGAAGGTCAAATCGATTTTCTGCACAGGCTTTGCCTCCGATGCGATCATCACGCAGCTCCTTGCAGAAGAGAATATCCCTGCTGTGCAGAAGCCGTTCCGACAGGAGGAATTCCTGCACATCGTACAGGAGACGTTGAGCGGTGTCGGAGTGTAA
- a CDS encoding response regulator has product MTSIIQSTLDEAGKPELQRMKRILVVAQDSAAAINIRGKLLGLGYESLSEASAGEEAVELAARLKPDLVLMDVVLNGSMDGIEAAEQIGKRYRIPVVFLAAFSDDETFRRAKLTEPFGFVTKPFDERELHTVIEMALYRHSMELALRISEQKFFKAFRTSPDSININRLEDGVFLDTNDGFTHITGYARNDVLGRSSLEIDLWVDLRSRRTLVESLKKHGAVENLEADFRMKDGRITTGLISATIIELDGQQCILSITRDISDRKRAESDLRASEERYKEFFEQDLTGYFIATVGGTILDCNRAFARIFGCASVEDAKKANLFDSHRDAEAWSNHHTLLLRAKKLENIEVEARRVDGRPLFLNENLIGMFDDQGEMTHVRGYIIDNTERKMLEQTLVHAQKMDCVGTLASGIAHDFNNVLNNILGFSHQLKKHVADPARVMKYSESIEKSAARGAGLSRQLMSFVRKQNRENSIVNVEEIIDEVIDLASETFPRTIAMRKNVEPILLRVSGDRGELYQALLNLCLNARDAIAERVEPSADHRIMISASGRMAGEQHVPGSPSGQVMEHPFWVEIAVSDTGAGIPEHIRSKVFDPFFTTKEMGKGTGLGLSVVYNIVKSHGGSVTVESEHGKGTTIRVLLPAVAAEPIALESHGEVSLRSANNELILLVDDEELMRDLGREVLEDAGYRVVIATNGQHAIDLYRSAWREISLVVLDFIMPDMNGGQVFAQLKSINPGLRAFFCTGYAEDETIVALIERHGLRAIEKPFKPVRLLELIREMLTAKAPS; this is encoded by the coding sequence ATGACGAGTATTATCCAGTCAACACTTGACGAAGCAGGCAAACCTGAGCTCCAGCGAATGAAGCGCATTCTGGTGGTTGCACAAGACAGCGCTGCAGCGATCAACATTCGCGGGAAACTCCTCGGATTGGGATATGAGAGCCTGAGCGAAGCGTCGGCGGGGGAAGAGGCCGTTGAATTGGCAGCCCGTTTGAAGCCTGATCTCGTCCTGATGGATGTGGTGCTTAATGGCTCCATGGACGGCATCGAGGCAGCAGAGCAGATCGGGAAACGTTATCGCATCCCTGTGGTGTTTCTTGCGGCCTTCTCCGATGACGAGACTTTCCGACGGGCCAAGCTGACAGAACCATTCGGATTTGTCACTAAGCCATTCGATGAACGGGAGCTCCACACGGTGATTGAAATGGCGCTGTACAGGCATTCGATGGAACTGGCGCTTCGCATTTCCGAACAGAAGTTCTTCAAAGCCTTTCGTACGAGTCCGGATTCTATCAATATCAATCGGTTGGAAGACGGAGTGTTTCTCGATACCAACGATGGATTCACGCATATCACCGGGTACGCCCGGAACGATGTCCTCGGCCGCTCTTCACTGGAGATTGACCTCTGGGTCGATCTCCGGAGTAGACGAACACTTGTTGAGAGTCTCAAGAAACACGGAGCGGTGGAGAACCTGGAGGCGGACTTCAGGATGAAGGACGGACGGATTACTACTGGCTTGATTTCAGCAACGATCATCGAGCTGGACGGCCAGCAGTGCATACTTTCGATTACGCGTGATATCTCTGACCGCAAACGGGCAGAGTCCGATTTGCGCGCAAGTGAGGAGCGATACAAGGAGTTCTTTGAGCAGGACCTGACCGGCTACTTCATCGCGACAGTCGGAGGGACAATCCTTGACTGCAACCGGGCTTTCGCGAGGATCTTTGGTTGTGCGTCTGTGGAGGATGCGAAAAAGGCCAATTTGTTCGACTCGCACCGGGACGCTGAAGCATGGAGCAATCATCACACGTTGCTTCTGCGTGCAAAGAAGCTTGAGAATATCGAAGTTGAGGCACGCCGCGTCGATGGACGACCCCTGTTCCTGAACGAAAACCTGATCGGCATGTTCGATGATCAGGGTGAGATGACACATGTGCGGGGCTACATTATCGATAACACCGAACGGAAAATGCTCGAACAGACGCTGGTTCATGCACAAAAAATGGATTGTGTCGGTACGCTTGCGAGCGGTATAGCTCACGATTTCAACAACGTCCTCAACAACATCCTCGGATTCTCTCATCAGCTGAAAAAGCACGTCGCAGACCCGGCGAGAGTGATGAAGTACTCGGAGTCGATAGAAAAATCTGCTGCCCGGGGAGCAGGTCTCTCAAGACAACTCATGTCGTTCGTGAGGAAGCAGAATCGGGAGAACTCAATTGTAAACGTCGAAGAGATCATTGACGAGGTGATCGATCTTGCTTCAGAGACGTTTCCAAGGACCATTGCGATGCGCAAGAACGTCGAACCGATCTTGTTGCGGGTGTCCGGTGATCGCGGCGAACTGTACCAGGCGCTCCTGAATCTCTGTTTGAATGCCCGGGATGCGATCGCCGAACGAGTCGAGCCGTCAGCTGACCACAGGATCATGATCTCAGCATCGGGCAGGATGGCAGGCGAGCAGCATGTGCCAGGCTCTCCGAGCGGGCAAGTAATGGAGCATCCATTCTGGGTCGAGATCGCGGTGTCCGATACCGGTGCGGGTATCCCTGAACATATCCGCAGCAAGGTGTTCGATCCTTTCTTCACGACAAAGGAAATGGGGAAGGGGACCGGATTGGGTCTCTCGGTTGTCTACAATATCGTGAAGAGCCATGGCGGATCTGTCACCGTGGAAAGTGAACACGGGAAAGGAACCACAATCCGTGTCCTCCTCCCGGCGGTTGCGGCAGAGCCGATAGCGCTGGAATCTCATGGGGAAGTGTCACTCAGGTCAGCAAACAATGAGCTGATCCTGCTCGTTGACGATGAAGAACTGATGCGGGATCTTGGGCGGGAAGTGCTCGAGGATGCCGGATATCGTGTGGTGATCGCAACAAATGGTCAACACGCGATCGATCTGTACCGGAGCGCATGGCGCGAGATCTCGCTTGTTGTTCTCGATTTCATTATGCCCGACATGAATGGGGGGCAGGTGTTTGCTCAGCTGAAAAGCATCAACCCCGGCTTGAGAGCGTTCTTCTGCACAGGGTATGCCGAGGATGAAACAATCGTAGCCCTGATCGAACGTCATGGCCTGCGGGCGATCGAAAAGCCATTCAAACCCGTGCGCCTCCTGGAGCTCATCAGAGAAATGCTGACGGCGAAAGCCCCTTCCTGA